The sequence below is a genomic window from Pelagibaculum spongiae.
ACATTACTATCATCAATTAATAGCTGATTAGAAATACTATCAAAAGCCGCAGTCAAACCAGCAACAGATTGGGCAAAGTAGAAATTGCCACCACCAGCCTCTGCTACTTGTCTCATCGCAGTTGTTTCTATATCTAAGCCAATAATATCTGTCGGTATAAACTGATCACCAGGAATACGAGGAAACTGATCAACACTACCCATATATGTTGTGAGCGCTCTTAACTGACACGCAGCTCTTTGCCCAAATGAACCAGTGCAGGAAGCAGCACCCGGAATATAACTAGGAAAATCGTAAACCCCTGAGTAAAGTTCGCCATCCGTTACAACAACAGCCCTGACTTTCGAGCATTGGCCTATAGATGCCGCTTTATAAACAGCGCGTCCACTAATTTTCTCAGGTATACACGCTGAGTTACTCAAGTGAGCATCATCACAAGCAGCATTTCTCGTTAAATCCCCTCCCACATAAGAATCAGTGTGAGAAATTCTGTTTAGCGTTTGATTTGCCAGAAAATCTGAGCGAAATCGCCCATACTCGACACTTCGTCCCGTAAGGTAAAAAAATGCTTCCAACGCGGCATCTACCGTATATGTACCCCTAGATGAGCCATGATAAATATAGTTATCTACCTCGTCAGAAAAAACCTTTTCCACTAAATCTTCACCATAACTTCGGTATGCTGTTTTGGGGCAAGTCCCTGCCACACTTCGATCAAGTTTGATTTCGAACCTTGGTGGCGTCGACTGATTATTTTCAAAAGAAGCAATGCTTCCTGTGTTTATTTTTACCAAAACTGTAAGCGCTTGCCCTGCACACCAGTCATTTCTATTTAAATGGTTTTGGATTAAATTATGAACATTGAAATATTTATCTTCTGCTTGCTCTGCAACACCAGAAAAGCTTAATGTAGGCTGCTCATCATTCCACCGATTACTAATATTTCGATGCGTTTCTTGTATAGCATCGGTACTTTTTGAGTCTTGAATCTGAATGTCAATTGAATAGTTTCCTGGCTGAAGTTCGAAAGACAATTCACCAGAATTTACAAGCGTCGATTGAGGCGCCTGAAAGTTAGAAAAGTGAATACCTACGTAATGCTCACCTTCTCCTCCCATTAACTTACTGGAAATAGAAACATCTCCGGTAGAACTCTCAACAGCATCAGAGTCACCTTTAACTACTTCTCTGCGTATAACAACATCACACTCTACTTCATCACAGTAGCGCTCTCCAACGCGTGCGCGTGGAAACACCACCGCACCTTTCGGATATCGTCCACCATGAAATCCAGTAAAGGCTACCGTAACGCCTTTGATATCATCAACAAGGTTCCGAACTGACTCGCTAAGTACGTCCCTTCTAGTTGGGCACCTTAACAAATATTGGTCTTCGCATTTAACACGACCATTTAGTGAAATGGAATTATCTATACTAAACATCAACACACCCTGTGAAGGGTCGGGATTTCCAGAAAAATAAATTTCGCTATCATCAGCAAGTAAATTTAGAGGGAGCAAAATTGATAAGAAAATGATTAATGTTTTTTTCATGATTTCCTTAATGCTACGATACTGGTTTTTATTTTAAAAAATTAAAAACCAAGTCTCGCTAAACCTTGAGTAACGGTTGTTTCAGCGACCACTGTATCATCAGCTCCGGTCTCAATTGCACCTCTGCTGACAATTTCGAAACGATGTAATTTAAACCCGCCATTGACGCCCAAAGAGTATCCCTCAGGAATACCTTCACCAACATAGGACACATCAACATCAGTAGCTGCTGATGCAGCTGAAGATGAAGTCCATTCAGTAATTGATGCACTACTTAGGTTTATTGATGGTGTTACGTCTTTAGAAACATCAATACCACTGATAAGCCCAGACAATTGATTAGGCGAACTTTCAATACTCGCTAACGCTAGCGACGCAGCACTCTCTGCAATATTTAAACTACTTTGAAGACTAAGGGTATTAGAGGCTACTTTTCCTTCTAGGTTGGATGTTCTAACCGAAGAGACACCTAGAATTGTTAAAACTAATAACCATATCAGGCAAACTACTAAAACAATGCCCGATTGGTTTGATTTAATTAAACCCCACTTCATCCTCTATTCTCCCGGTTGCGAATAGATAAAACTGTTTGAAAAATTCGCCTACTTCTTAAATCTTCAGATTGATAATCTGTTGGGCTAAAACTACTTCCTAACAAATCATATGAGTTTCCGTCTTGCCGGTTACGGGATCGCTCTGCCGTTTGAACCAACATTGCAATTTGCACACCAACAACATTACCTAAATCAGCAGATGAAAGGTCATCAGTCAATACTTTTAACCCCCCTCCAGCGATTCTTTCTGATAAGCCTACCCTTAAAAATTCAACACCTTCAGATAACTCGGAAGTATCTCCAGACTCATGTTGATACAGAGAATATCCCGCATAACCCGAGCGGTTTGTTTTTCCATTGTTTTTTGTATAGTAAGTCCGGCTAATTAACTGCATGACACGAGCATTATTAGTATAAATTTTACTAAAATTGTTTCTATCTGGAGTTGCTGAATTTGTAGTAAACGTAACTTCTACCTGAGGTGCTGTAGTTACTGTTACAGAGCCAATTTCAAAAATATCCACTGTTTCACAATCAGAAATTATGACAATATCATTAGCAACTAACCCCAAGTTATTGTTAGCTAGCGTGACAACTCCTGTTGCAGATACCATATCAATGGCCAATTGGCTAAAGCGTGCAGATGCTCTTTGAATGCTAATCACATCGCTATTATTTCGCGGCGCATTTGCAGATACCAAACTGTTTAAATCTGTAGGCCTACTTGGGGACCAATCTCCTGTGCTATCAACCCGAAAAGCTCTAACTGCTTCATCAAAAGGATTAACTGTATCCGCTACATTGGACATTCTATTTGGCTCAATTAAATTTGGATCAGCACAGCCCTGATAGCCCGCTAAACGCACATCTCTTGATATGGCTTCAACTGAAAACCTCCCACTGTCTTGCAGCCTAATTTCTTCATTACTTTTGCGATAGGTTGGATTTGCACCAAAAAAAATCTGACCAGCTCCAGCTAATAACAACAAGCTTAAAGTTACCGCGATCAAAAGCTCTACAAGCGTTAATCCTGATTGAATCTGTTTAAAGCTATTTAATTTCATCCCAATAATCCTATGGCGCTATGGAATAACCGGCAAACTATATTCATGAAGCTCGGCACCATCATTGTTGGCATCGTCTGAATTTGAAGATGATCGATCTTGGAGTACCTGTTCAGTCCACTGCAATCTGACCACATTGATCCCATTCACTAAATGGATCGAACCTATTGCACCCGGCAAGCCTGCAATAACATGACTCCTCCAATGGAATAAATCATTTGCGGCTATATCTTCTGCTGACGAACAATCGCTATCTACAGCACATGGCGTACTTAGCCAATCATCCCAACTGTCAGCCCGGTAACTTCCACCCACCACACCATCACTATTTCCTCTCATGCGTTCTGCTAATTCCACAGCTAAAATTGCAGCTTGGGATCGCTGATAAGCACCGTGCCCTGTTTGCAATGAAATTAATTGCAATTGCGCCATTCCCAACAAACCAATTACCATTATAAATAATGAAATTAGCACCTCAAGAAGCGAAAAACCGGAATGTTTTTTATTTATAAAGGACATGTTACATCCCCCATATTATTTACAATTCCATTATTGTCGGTATCTCTGGCAGATTCAGCTCGACCGCTAGCAGTTATATTTACTGCTCTGGCGAAATTGGCACCTCGAGGGTCACAAATCACTAGCGAACCAGTATCAAGCCCTTTTAAACGACCTCGCTGATCATAGCTAATATAATCATTTGCAAAGCCAGCACCCTGAATCGTCAAAGTGGCGTCTGGTTCATCGCCAGTGTGGAGTAAAGTTTCTCCATTTGCCGGGGCTGTTGCTCGTGCGCCATCGCCATTCTCATCAATAAAAATAATCCAACCTCTATTCCATTGGTTAGCTGCATTACATGTACTGCCGTTAGCTGAAGCACACAATGTGACATCTTTCCTTCGAGTCACTGCTTCGGAGCGAGCAAACATCAAGCTTCCCGATAATTCATTGCTATATGAAATTAATGAATTATTCAGTATGATGTTTCTAAAAGATGGGACTGCCCATACGGCTAAGATACCTAGCACAGCAATCGTCATCATAATTTCTGTCAGCGTAAATCCCCGCATTTGTTTCATAGGTCTGCTTCCTAGCGTAACAATGCAACAAAAAATAACCTGCTAATGCAAATATTAGAAAAGGCTAGTGAAATAGATAGCCAATAAATGGAGAACTTTTCACGGTTTAAGTCGCTACAGTGCGTTATTCAGACAACTGGCGGCGGTGCAGAAACAAACGGATCAATTTGTAAAGATATTTTTTTCTGACCCCATAAAAAAAACTATTCACAGGGAAATGTGATGAATAAAACTGCTTATCCCGCTACGGGCATATATTTAAGCGAAGTCATGCCGGGTATTGAAGTTAATATCAAAAAACTGTCTAGAAGCCCTTCTAGGGGGTTTTTAATATTCCTGGAAATATCAGATAGGGATGAAGCTATGGAAATGGATCGTGAGGAGTGGCAAGCGCTTGTCGATGACTGGATGCTCTATAAGACAGGGAGCCTAGCTGAAGCATAAAAACTGCAGAGTGCTATTACCAGCACTCTGCAACTGAACCTGTACCACTGATCCCTCGAGTTCGTGCCTGATTCAAGGTAAAATTGGCACATATCGTATCGCTTGTTTGCGTCCCTTGGGGGGTTGCCGTCAGAGTATAAGCTGTAGCTGTTGCATTAACCGTAACTCTATACAGCTTTTCAGCAGAATCATACGGGAAAAAACCGGTACAATTTGCGTGATTAAACGCATAATAATCAGAGTAGCAACGCTGCAAAAACTGAGCCGCTTCATTAATTCCAGTTATTGCATCAGTTCTGCGTGTCTGCATAACTTGGCGATTATATGATGGATAAGCAATTGCGGCCAAAATTCCAACAATTGCAATCACAATCATTAGCTCAACTAAAGTGAATCCTTTTGAGCGACGGGATCTGTTGCCAAGCATCCCACTTACTGTTTTCTGCTCCACGCTTATTCTCCTTCAATCCAGAAGGTTCTCTGGCCAAGAGGTCCAAAATCAAGATCATCAAGTACTTTCTCACCACCGACAAGCACTACAGGGTCACCCCCATCAGGAAACAAGACAGTCGGCGCCGGAGGGATTACTTGACTAGCTAACGACAGCCGACGATCATCAGTATCCGGTGCGATAGATAGATCTCCATCTACATCGATAACTGGCGCCCCGGTATCAACACTAAAGGCATAGATTCTTGATGTACCACTTCCAGCAGAGCAACTAATTGCTGAGGCAGATGGTTCATAGGTAGTAAATAATACTTGGTTATTGACAGTTCTTGCTTGTGACAGCGCCTTCTCCCCATCGTCTTCAAGCTGAATATAAAAACCTTTTGTAGTGGCAGCATTTAAGTTTGCACTGCTGCTTTCTGTTCCTTTTCCGATCAAATTATCTGTTGCATCATACAGAGTAGATTCAGTTAAAGTTGCCGGATATGTTGAAGGAATATTAGAAACATTATTATCGCGAATAATATATAACCGGTCATTTACCACATCATCCAAAGGATGGCTTCTCCAACCAGAACCGATCGAAAGTGTTAATCGATTATTGTTCAAAGAAACATCTGGCGCATAAAAGAATCTACGGTTATTTGCTGCTGTAGTGCCCGATACACTTGCCATTATATGACCCGTTACCAACGTTGACGCTGGCTGGCCATTTTTAATATCAAACCGCCAAACCTGCCCCCCCATATCACCAAAATAAATTCGGTCAGCTAAACCATCAGCAGAAGTGTCTAACACTGATAATTTAGATGGTATAGAATAATCCATTCCAGTGAACGTTTGCGTCATACCAGCCGCACTAGCAGAACCACCAGCCCAAAGCTTATCTCCAGTTTCAGCATCCACAATATAAATTGCACGCCCTTGACCATCAGCTGACTTAGTTGTCGCAGTATCTTGAGAAGTGTCGTAACCCGCGCCAAAAATTAATACATCTTTAGTTTCTGTACCAATAAGGATTTTGGTAATAATCGGCTGCGACCAACTCTGTCCTATTTCAGTATAATCACCAACGCCGCCTGAAATCCGCCACATATGAGCAGGAGCAGATCTATTAGTCACATCCAGTGCGTAGTAGTCATTACCACCACGCCGTAACCCGAAATATAAATAAGCCCTATCAGCTGCCCCGGAAATTACTCCATTATTATTTCCATCTACAACCCAACTAGTAATCTGACCATCTACACCGTATGGAATAGAATCTCCTATCTGGTTTTCTTTTAATATTTTTAATTTAGAGAGTAATCCATTAGGTAAATATGAAAAATGCTCGGTACCGTCGTCTGCATCAAATGCATGCAATAAACCATCATTAGTTCCGACAAAAATTGATTCGTCATTTTCACCATAACTAATTACGACTGGCTCGCCATGCAACGGTGCACCTATATAAGGCCTGATATCGCTAGTAGACGTGTCACTATCAGCATCATTAACATCAATACCTCTAGCCCAGCGAAGAATATCTGATCTATCCGCAGCGTCATCTGCTCCTAATGCTGCGATAGTAATCGTCGAATTATTTTCAGAAATAGTATTACTAGCATCAGAAAGAGCATCGCTAGAAATCCTAGAGTAAACCTTCCTTCCAGTTAGTGATAACTCACCACTTGCACCGCCTAAAGTTACTTCATTGCCATCAACGCTATCGCTCCAATAACTTTTACTGGTCGCTCTGAAAAAACCTGTCGATGCATCCATTGCTTCATTGCCATTAGCATCCGCTATCTCACCAGTAGCTGAATCAACTCGATATTTTTTTAAATTTCCTAGCCATTGAGGGCGGTCATCCGGGCGGAATAAACTGAAGTACAAATCTTCATTATGAGAAAGGCGACTAAATTGATTAACTGAAATACCTGCGCCGGCAAATGCTGCGCCAGTAGTAGCAACTCCACCGATGATCTGTTCAAATACATCAACTAATGCATCCGCTTCTGATTCAGCAAAATAAGAACCTAATCCAGCTGCAGCTAAACCACTTAAATAAGTACTGCTAAAATCAAACCCAACGGTAAAAGTTCGAACAACCTGCATACCAGTTTCGCTAGATGATTGGTCAGTTGTTGCCATATACGAAAGCAATTGGCTGCCACATACACCACCACCAGATCCGGTACAAGCATTACCCCCGCCAACCAAGGCCTGTATATCAGCTTGGCTATTATTTATCCCTGTTGGTGCTCCATCGGTAATTAAAACGTTATAGCTTTGCTGGCATTGATGTGCGATAGGTGAAATGTACGCTGGACTTCCAGAAATTAATTCATTAGCACAAGCAATATTATTTAAATCATCTGCAGAGCAGCCTGCAGGCTGGGTTAATGTACCGCCAGTATATGACGCAGGATGCGACACCCGGAAGAAGCGTTTCTCATCTGCTATTGCAGGTGTTCCTTCTTCAGTCTCACTATTACGCGTTTTACCAAAACCTACAGGGCCACCAGAC
It includes:
- a CDS encoding GspH/FimT family pseudopilin, with the translated sequence MKQMRGFTLTEIMMTIAVLGILAVWAVPSFRNIILNNSLISYSNELSGSLMFARSEAVTRRKDVTLCASANGSTCNAANQWNRGWIIFIDENGDGARATAPANGETLLHTGDEPDATLTIQGAGFANDYISYDQRGRLKGLDTGSLVICDPRGANFARAVNITASGRAESARDTDNNGIVNNMGDVTCPL
- the pilV gene encoding type IV pilus modification protein PilV, whose protein sequence is MSFINKKHSGFSLLEVLISLFIMVIGLLGMAQLQLISLQTGHGAYQRSQAAILAVELAERMRGNSDGVVGGSYRADSWDDWLSTPCAVDSDCSSAEDIAANDLFHWRSHVIAGLPGAIGSIHLVNGINVVRLQWTEQVLQDRSSSNSDDANNDGAELHEYSLPVIP
- a CDS encoding PilW family protein, with protein sequence MKLNSFKQIQSGLTLVELLIAVTLSLLLLAGAGQIFFGANPTYRKSNEEIRLQDSGRFSVEAISRDVRLAGYQGCADPNLIEPNRMSNVADTVNPFDEAVRAFRVDSTGDWSPSRPTDLNSLVSANAPRNNSDVISIQRASARFSQLAIDMVSATGVVTLANNNLGLVANDIVIISDCETVDIFEIGSVTVTTAPQVEVTFTTNSATPDRNNFSKIYTNNARVMQLISRTYYTKNNGKTNRSGYAGYSLYQHESGDTSELSEGVEFLRVGLSERIAGGGLKVLTDDLSSADLGNVVGVQIAMLVQTAERSRNRQDGNSYDLLGSSFSPTDYQSEDLRSRRIFQTVLSIRNRENRG
- a CDS encoding pilus assembly PilX family protein, which encodes MKWGLIKSNQSGIVLVVCLIWLLVLTILGVSSVRTSNLEGKVASNTLSLQSSLNIAESAASLALASIESSPNQLSGLISGIDVSKDVTPSINLSSASITEWTSSSAASAATDVDVSYVGEGIPEGYSLGVNGGFKLHRFEIVSRGAIETGADDTVVAETTVTQGLARLGF
- a CDS encoding type IV pilin protein, encoding MEQKTVSGMLGNRSRRSKGFTLVELMIVIAIVGILAAIAYPSYNRQVMQTRRTDAITGINEAAQFLQRCYSDYYAFNHANCTGFFPYDSAEKLYRVTVNATATAYTLTATPQGTQTSDTICANFTLNQARTRGISGTGSVAECW
- a CDS encoding PilC/PilY family type IV pilus protein, encoding MLQVILKLSRSTAASFLLTALLISAVMADDTEVFTQSSSSVNPNVLIILDTSKSMTETVVTDSLMRSRLNILKDALDTILDASADVNMGIMRFTNPGGAILFPVADVDALACDIEGNCGGGSGGQLVTTPIQTGADDTEAFIIASNFASSSSTTLARAPGLTQYERQIGLVFRNVAVPQGATINAAELVFHAGTSTTTSVETTYQIRIEQDPTPDDLPDGSQGGTAMATRWASGSGPDWSVPSTEEWSTTQAVTSPSITTNIQSLINDSGWCGGNDIAVFIKIDAGSDLRELISFNANDAFEPSLDITYDRSGATGCQEIERVFYGVNEPDDAEEYVSSSNASEANGYVHSSDGSLNTPRDEGRNTNSILGFRFQNVTIPQGTDIVSSDLRLVTSFDALPVDEQAIDPNYGIECVIIDPSACPSKGTSAASVIIKGENTDNSAGFINASIATISNRSTTSSSVTWDLPNQTVGGESHVSPDLESVVEAVVSRSGWASGNSLSLILSPNVTTGNRIYSSVSAAVRPRLTVRFKGTNDPETTTVRQRLKQIVSNINSDNLNEGTPIVETFYEAQQYWSGGPVGFGKTRNSETEEGTPAIADEKRFFRVSHPASYTGGTLTQPAGCSADDLNNIACANELISGSPAYISPIAHQCQQSYNVLITDGAPTGINNSQADIQALVGGGNACTGSGGGVCGSQLLSYMATTDQSSSETGMQVVRTFTVGFDFSSTYLSGLAAAGLGSYFAESEADALVDVFEQIIGGVATTGAAFAGAGISVNQFSRLSHNEDLYFSLFRPDDRPQWLGNLKKYRVDSATGEIADANGNEAMDASTGFFRATSKSYWSDSVDGNEVTLGGASGELSLTGRKVYSRISSDALSDASNTISENNSTITIAALGADDAADRSDILRWARGIDVNDADSDTSTSDIRPYIGAPLHGEPVVISYGENDESIFVGTNDGLLHAFDADDGTEHFSYLPNGLLSKLKILKENQIGDSIPYGVDGQITSWVVDGNNNGVISGAADRAYLYFGLRRGGNDYYALDVTNRSAPAHMWRISGGVGDYTEIGQSWSQPIITKILIGTETKDVLIFGAGYDTSQDTATTKSADGQGRAIYIVDAETGDKLWAGGSASAAGMTQTFTGMDYSIPSKLSVLDTSADGLADRIYFGDMGGQVWRFDIKNGQPASTLVTGHIMASVSGTTAANNRRFFYAPDVSLNNNRLTLSIGSGWRSHPLDDVVNDRLYIIRDNNVSNIPSTYPATLTESTLYDATDNLIGKGTESSSANLNAATTKGFYIQLEDDGEKALSQARTVNNQVLFTTYEPSASAISCSAGSGTSRIYAFSVDTGAPVIDVDGDLSIAPDTDDRRLSLASQVIPPAPTVLFPDGGDPVVLVGGEKVLDDLDFGPLGQRTFWIEGE